One part of the Musa acuminata AAA Group cultivar baxijiao chromosome BXJ1-5, Cavendish_Baxijiao_AAA, whole genome shotgun sequence genome encodes these proteins:
- the LOC135673628 gene encoding aquaporin PIP1-1-like, with protein sequence MEGKEEDVKLGANKFSERQPIGTAAQDKDYKEPPPAPLFEPGELKSWSFYRAGIAEFMATFLFLYITILTVMGVVKSNSKCSTVGIQGIAWAFGGMIFALVYCTAGISGGHINPAVTFGLFLARKLSLTRAVFYMVMQCLGAICGAGVVKGFQKGVYESNGGGANVVASGYSKGDGLGAEIVGTFILVYTVFSATDAKRNARDSHVPLLAPLPIGFAVFLVHLATIPITGTGINPARSLGAAIIYNKDHAWDDHWIFWVGPFIGAALAAIYHQVVIRAIPFKNRS encoded by the exons ATGGAGGGGAAGGAGGAGGATGTGAAGCTTGGAGCCAACAAGTTCTCGGAGAGGCAGCCCATCGGGACAGCAGCTCAGGACAAGGACTACAAGGAGCCACCACCAGCCCCTCTCTTTGAGCCAGGAGAACTCAAGTCATGGTCCTTCTACCGGGCTGGAATCGCAGAGTTCATGgccaccttcctcttcctctacatCACCATCCTTACCGTCATGGGGGTGGTCAAGTCCAACAGCAAGTGCTCCACCGTCGGCATCCAGGGAATTGCCTGGGCCTTTGGAGGCATGATCTTTGCTTTGGTCTACTGCACTGCTGGCATCTCCG gtggCCATATCAACCCTGCTGTGACCTTTGGGCTGTTCCTGGCGCGGAAGCTGTCCCTCACAAGGGCTGTCTTCTACATGGTGATGCAATGCCTGGGTGCCATCTGCGGAGCTGGTGTGGTGAAGGGGTTCCAGAAGGGAGTCTATGAAAGCAACGGTGGCGGAGCCAACGTAGTGGCCTCTGGCTACTCCAAGGGCGACGGCCTGGGTGCTGAGATTGTAGGCACCTTCATCCTTGTCTACACAGTCTTCTCTGCTACCGACGCCAAGCGGAATGCCAGGGACTCTCATGTGCCT CTCCTTGCTCCCTTGCCTATTGGATTTGCTGTTTTCCTGGTTCACCTGGCAACCATCCCCATCACCGGCACTGGCATCAACCCAGCTCGGAGCCTGGGAGCTGCCATCATCTACAACAAGGACCATGCCTGGGATGACCAT TGGATCTTCTGGGTTGGTCCCTTCATTGGAGCTGcccttgctgccatctaccaccagGTAGTCATCAGAGCCATCCCCTTCAAGAACAGATCCTGA
- the LOC135673629 gene encoding cytochrome P450 86A2-like, producing MEVATVLVVVACMVAYVVWFTRLASGLRGPRVWPVVGSLPGLIQHSERMHEWISDNLRGTGGTYQTCICALPRLARRQGLVTVTCDPRNLEHVLKNRFDNYPKGPTWHAVFLDLLGDGIFNSDGETWLFQRKTAALEFTTRTLRTAMSRWVGHSIHLRLLPILKESTAVDLQDLLLRLTFDNICGLAFGKDPETLAPGLPENAFATAFDRATEASLRRFIFPEFVWRFKKWLQVGLEATLSRSVAHVDCYLSAIIKARKLELRDGRNYDDLLSRFMKKGTYTDSFLQHVVLNFILAGRDTSSVALCWFFWLVSTYPAVEHRILLELAAVLGESRGSDPSAWLASPLAFEEIDALVYLKAALSETLRLYPSVPEDSKYVMADDVLPDGTFVPAGSSVTYSIYSAGRMKSVWGDDCLEFRPDRWLSPDGKRFEPHDSFKFVAFNAGPRVCLGKDLAYLQMKSIAAAVLLRHRLRVAPGHRVEQKMSLTLFMKNGLRMDVQDRDLTAMADELRTTRQPPEVVPPAEAAAATA from the coding sequence ATGGAGGTGGCGACGGTGCTGGTGGTGGTCGCGTGCATGGTCGCCTACGTGGTGTGGTTCACGCGGCTCGCATCGGGACTGCGCGGTCCGCGCGTGTGGCCGGTGGTGGGCAGCCTCCCCGGTCTCATCCAGCACTCGGAGCGAATGCACGAGTGGATCTCCGACAACCTACGCGGCACCGGCGGCACGTACCAGACCTGCATCTGCGCGCTCCCCCGCCTCGCGCGCCGGCAAGGGCTGGTGACGGTGACGTGCGACCCGCGCAACCTGGAGCACGTCCTCAAGAACCGATTCGACAACTACCCGAAGGGCCCCACGTGGCACGCCGTCTTCCTCGACCTCCTCGGCGACGGCATCTTCAACTCCGACGGTGAAACCTGGTTGTTCCAACGCAAGACCGCCGCGCTCGAGTTCACCACCCGTACCCTCCGAACCGCCATGTCGCGGTGGGTCGGCCACTCCATCCACCTCCGCCTCCTCCCCATCCTCAAGGAGTCCACCGCCGTCGATCTCCAGGACCTGCTCCTCCGGCTCACTTTCGACAACATCTGCGGCCTGGCCTTCGGCAAGGACCCCGAGACGCTCGCCCCGGGCCTCCCTGAGAACGCCTTCGCCACCGCCTTCGACCGTGCCACCGAGGCCAGCCTCCGTCGCTTCATCTTCCCGGAGTTCGTCTGGCGGTTCAAGAAGTGGCTCCAAGTCGGCTTGGAGGCCACGCTCTCCCGCAGCGTCGCCCACGTCGACTGCTATCTATCGGCCATCATCAAGGCCCGCAAGCTGGAGCTCAGGGACGGCCGGAACTACGACGACCTCCTCTCGCGGTTCATGAAGAAGGGCACCTACACCGACTCCTTTCTCCAGCACGTGGTGCTCAACTTCATCCTCGCCGGCCGCGACACCTCCTCCGTCGCCCTCTGCTGGTTCTTCTGGCTCGTCTCCACCTACCCGGCCGTCGAGCACCGCATCCTGCTCGAGCTCGCCGCCGTCCTCGGGGAATCCCGCGGCAGCGATCCCAGCGCGTGGCTTGCCTCCCCGCTCGCGTTCGAGGAGATCGACGCACTCGTCTACCTCAAAGCAGCCCTGTCCGAGACACTCCGGCTGTACCCGTCCGTCCCCGAGGACTCCAAGTACGTCATGGCCGACGACGTCCTCCCCGACGGCACATTCGTGCCCGCGGGCTCCTCAGTCACGTACTCCATCTACTCCGCGGGGCGGATGAAATCCGTGTGGGGAGACGACTGCCTCGAGTTCCGACCGGACCGATGGCTCTCGCCGGACGGGAAGCGGTTCGAACCGCACGACTCGTTCAAGTTCGTCGCCTTCAACGCAGGACCACGGGTCTGCCTCGGAAAGGACCTCGCGTACCTGCAGATGAAGTCCATCGCCGCTGCCGTGCTGCTAAGGCACCGCCTGAGAGTCGCCCCCGGCCACCGCGTCGAGCAGAAGATGTCGCTCACCTTGTTCATGAAGAACGGGCTAAGGATGGACGTACAGGATCGCGACCTCACCGCTATGGCCGATGAGCTCCGCACCACTCGGCAGCCGCCGGAGGTGGTGCCGCCTGCTGAGGCTGCGGCGGCAACAGCATGA